CTGAAATTACCATAAGCCAGTTTTTGTGCGTGCCATCGGAGTCCTTCCATCTTTTTAGAAACTCCTCACGGGAGATTTCAAATTTTTTGCCGTTCCACGGGTCGTTTAAAAAAAGATAGTCATCAGAGAGCCCCACCACTACCGCGTAGTGTCCCTCATCGTTTGACGGC
This genomic stretch from bacterium harbors:
- a CDS encoding cysteine peptidase family C39 domain-containing protein, which encodes PSNDEGHYAVVVGLSDDYLFLNDPWNGKKFEISREEFLKRWKDSDGTHKNWLMVISENDLKLGKQFLPNK